One Microbacterium keratanolyticum DNA window includes the following coding sequences:
- a CDS encoding alpha/beta fold hydrolase codes for MTTVVRRMQDLTVEEHTLTLPLVWADASDTRTIDVFAAVVTREGGENLPYLVFLQGGPGHEAPRPFHSPSSPMWLDAALAHYRVVLLDQRGTGRSTPVGDDLLQQGSAAAAEYLTHLRADAIVRDCEAFRAHLGADTWNVLGQSFGGFTTLSYLSTDAASLDNVFITGGLSAIGRQPDDVYALCYDKMRTASEKYYRRFPEHRDAMRRLVDLAAAGEIVLPDGEVVSVSRLRSAGSALGTNDGWQTLWSLLELDPRSNAFRYDLQAAMPYDGRNPLYFAFHESSYADGHATRWAAERTEPADFAADPTLFTGEHIRREWTETVPAFQPWRAVALELAEFVWPRMYDRDAIAASGAHGAAAVYVNDVYVPYEFSMETAALLPDVKLYVTSEHEHNGLRSGPVLEHLIDLVHGRRVR; via the coding sequence ATGACGACCGTGGTGCGCCGAATGCAGGATCTGACCGTCGAGGAGCACACGCTCACCCTTCCGCTGGTCTGGGCGGATGCATCCGACACCCGAACGATCGACGTGTTCGCCGCGGTCGTGACGCGTGAGGGCGGCGAGAACCTCCCCTATCTGGTGTTCCTGCAGGGCGGTCCCGGTCACGAGGCCCCGAGGCCGTTCCACTCCCCCTCAAGTCCGATGTGGCTGGATGCGGCGCTCGCGCACTACCGTGTCGTGCTGCTGGACCAGCGCGGAACCGGCCGATCCACGCCTGTCGGTGACGATCTGCTTCAGCAGGGCAGCGCCGCGGCCGCCGAGTACCTGACGCATCTGCGCGCCGACGCGATCGTGCGAGACTGCGAGGCGTTCCGCGCCCACCTCGGCGCCGACACCTGGAACGTGCTGGGGCAGTCCTTCGGCGGGTTCACGACACTGTCCTACCTGTCCACGGATGCGGCGTCGCTCGACAACGTGTTCATCACGGGTGGCTTGAGCGCGATCGGGCGCCAGCCCGACGATGTCTACGCGCTCTGCTACGACAAGATGCGCACCGCGTCCGAGAAGTACTACCGCCGGTTCCCGGAGCACCGTGACGCCATGCGCCGCCTCGTCGACCTCGCAGCCGCCGGGGAGATCGTGCTGCCGGACGGCGAAGTCGTGTCGGTGTCTCGCCTCCGATCCGCAGGTTCTGCGCTCGGGACGAACGATGGGTGGCAGACGCTCTGGTCGCTGCTGGAGCTCGATCCCCGCTCGAATGCGTTCCGGTACGACCTGCAGGCAGCGATGCCGTACGACGGCCGCAACCCGCTGTACTTCGCCTTCCACGAATCAAGCTACGCCGACGGTCACGCCACGCGCTGGGCTGCGGAGCGCACCGAGCCGGCTGATTTCGCCGCCGACCCCACGCTGTTCACGGGTGAGCACATCCGACGGGAGTGGACCGAGACGGTGCCGGCGTTCCAGCCGTGGCGCGCCGTCGCTCTCGAGCTCGCAGAGTTCGTCTGGCCGCGCATGTACGACCGCGACGCGATCGCCGCGTCCGGCGCGCACGGAGCCGCCGCCGTCTACGTGAACGACGTCTACGTGCCCTACGAGTTCTCGATGGAGACCGCTGCACTGCTGCCCGATGTGAAGCTCTACGTCACGAGCGAGCACGAGCATAACGGCCTGCGGTCCGGCCCCGTGCTCGAGCACCTCATCGATCTCGTTCACGGGCGACGGGTGCGCTGA
- a CDS encoding DUF7882 family protein, whose translation MATLYYGNAVEPIHIEDRALAHLKIVIATKLRRQESFTLSWEHFEGEDGGRSTIWIHPSIPLRFTFEGTESPQINPRWIEKLMNSVNSTGGIALVDEILATPEPDA comes from the coding sequence ATGGCCACCCTGTACTACGGCAACGCCGTCGAGCCCATCCACATCGAGGATCGCGCGCTCGCACATCTGAAGATCGTGATCGCGACGAAGTTGCGACGACAGGAGAGCTTCACCCTGTCCTGGGAGCACTTCGAGGGTGAGGACGGAGGGCGCTCTACGATCTGGATTCACCCGTCTATTCCGCTGCGCTTCACATTCGAAGGCACGGAGTCCCCGCAGATCAATCCCCGCTGGATAGAGAAGCTCATGAACTCCGTGAACTCGACAGGGGGGATCGCGCTCGTCGACGAGATCCTCGCCACCCCCGAACCTGACGCCTAG
- a CDS encoding DUF262 domain-containing protein: MSTATNVEAVAVNTIEWLSAPQTTIVVPVYQRQYRWDIGGCEQLLSDIRTVAASADDHRHFIGSILSAHDDADAPEDLILIDGQQRITTLMLLVAALHHSVRDTDPTMAAELERVLVRQDDPDRTKLRPHEAWADMFESVVLDRVDSTVDRESRFDDNYAFFRSQVHADEAPRIWAGLQKLEHVSITLGAAANAQQIFESLNSTGEPLRDHELIHNYVLMGLSHAEQREIEHDYWLPIERSTGESIGAFWRHFLIMTTGREVTSVGEHGVYSAFRQSFPGSDVDALRVHASLWRDHARVYSILLDPSTAPDPEIAQQLAYVSTFGRASSPLVMSAYRDYETGMLTKEQLIRTLEHLQSLLLRRTIVGVPTDRLIARLCRARAVGEEELVQAIARITPSDERIRVALKYTEVPHATYVLGRLEGVSDPNGFDVEHIVPTAPSDSWSGDGVRPWGELSEDEQNSHRALAVTLGNLTLLEQSLTERVFGESFPAKAQAYARSGVEDTRMLQHEASWGTAAIAARTAQLTDRFIEIWKRPAVTVIDDDGLTPILDARRHRGWPAGWEREFDYIEYRGEHWEVPDVKYLFNRVFKRGWADNRAAVLAYSEQRGGPIYDAKAWNGHWDQLDESHFLYMGWDSQYMMAAVQGVLEASGIAAEVFVKYSYIGDVM, from the coding sequence ATGAGCACAGCCACTAACGTCGAGGCCGTCGCCGTCAACACGATCGAGTGGTTGTCCGCACCGCAGACGACGATCGTCGTCCCGGTCTACCAGCGTCAGTATCGCTGGGACATCGGCGGGTGCGAGCAGCTCCTCTCCGACATCCGCACCGTCGCCGCTTCCGCCGACGATCACCGCCACTTCATCGGCTCGATCCTCTCCGCGCACGATGACGCGGATGCTCCGGAAGATCTGATCCTGATCGATGGACAGCAGCGCATCACCACGCTCATGCTGCTGGTCGCGGCCCTGCATCACTCCGTGCGGGACACGGACCCGACCATGGCCGCAGAGCTCGAACGTGTGCTGGTTCGTCAGGATGACCCCGATCGCACGAAGCTGCGCCCTCACGAGGCCTGGGCTGACATGTTCGAGTCGGTCGTGCTCGACCGGGTCGACAGCACCGTCGATCGCGAATCCCGATTCGATGACAACTACGCCTTCTTCCGCAGCCAGGTCCACGCCGACGAGGCGCCCCGCATCTGGGCGGGACTGCAGAAGCTCGAGCATGTCTCGATCACGCTGGGCGCGGCGGCGAACGCACAGCAGATCTTCGAGAGTCTGAACTCGACAGGTGAGCCGCTGCGTGACCACGAACTGATCCACAATTACGTGCTGATGGGCCTTTCGCACGCCGAACAGCGCGAGATCGAGCATGACTACTGGCTACCGATCGAACGCAGCACGGGCGAGTCGATCGGCGCGTTCTGGCGTCACTTCCTCATCATGACGACGGGCCGTGAGGTGACGTCGGTCGGCGAGCACGGCGTGTACAGCGCGTTCCGACAGAGCTTCCCCGGCAGCGATGTCGACGCGCTTCGCGTGCATGCGAGCCTGTGGCGCGACCACGCCCGGGTGTACTCCATCCTGCTCGACCCGTCCACCGCGCCGGATCCCGAGATCGCCCAGCAGCTCGCTTACGTGAGCACATTCGGCCGGGCTTCCTCCCCCCTCGTGATGAGTGCCTATCGGGACTACGAGACCGGGATGCTCACAAAAGAGCAGCTGATCCGCACTCTGGAGCACCTGCAGTCGCTCCTGCTGCGCCGGACGATCGTGGGCGTTCCGACGGATCGCCTGATCGCTCGACTCTGCCGCGCACGGGCAGTGGGCGAAGAAGAGCTCGTGCAGGCCATCGCCCGGATCACGCCGTCCGACGAACGCATCCGCGTCGCTCTGAAGTACACGGAGGTGCCGCACGCGACCTACGTCCTCGGTCGTCTGGAAGGCGTGTCGGACCCGAACGGCTTCGACGTCGAGCACATCGTGCCGACGGCACCGTCGGACTCCTGGTCGGGAGACGGCGTACGTCCATGGGGCGAGCTCAGTGAGGACGAGCAGAACAGTCATCGCGCGCTCGCGGTCACGCTCGGCAATCTCACGCTGCTGGAGCAGAGCCTCACGGAACGCGTGTTCGGTGAATCGTTCCCCGCGAAAGCACAGGCCTATGCGCGCAGCGGCGTCGAGGACACGCGGATGCTGCAGCACGAAGCATCCTGGGGCACCGCAGCGATCGCAGCACGCACCGCACAGCTCACCGATCGGTTCATCGAGATCTGGAAGCGTCCGGCGGTCACCGTGATCGATGACGACGGCCTGACACCCATCCTCGACGCGCGTCGCCACCGCGGCTGGCCGGCCGGATGGGAGCGAGAGTTCGACTACATCGAGTACCGCGGCGAGCACTGGGAAGTCCCCGACGTGAAGTACTTGTTCAACCGGGTCTTCAAGCGCGGCTGGGCGGACAATCGCGCAGCCGTGCTGGCCTACAGCGAACAGCGCGGTGGGCCGATCTACGATGCCAAGGCCTGGAACGGTCATTGGGACCAGCTCGACGAGTCGCACTTCCTCTACATGGGCTGGGATTCGCAGTACATGATGGCCGCCGTGCAGGGCGTCCTGGAGGCATCCGGGATCGCGGCGGAGGTCTTTGTGAAGTACTCCTACATCGGCGATGTGATGTGA